The genome window GTATTTTTCATTAGTTTTTACGGCGGCGGGATGTCCCAAACAGAAATAGCTATTGCCATTTTCATCGGTTCATTTGGTGAATATGTTGTATCTCTTATTATTAGCCTCGTTCGTTTTATTTCCAGAAAGTCAAAAAAACCTAAACAAAAGAAAAAAGCTAAAACAGCCTAAAAAGCTAGCGACAAATATGTCGCTAGCTTTTTTTATTTGCGTCTAATAAGAACGAGTGAAGTAGCTAAAAGGAACATACCAACGATAACTGGAATAGTTGATTTTGTATCACCTAATGCTGGGATGCTTTCATTTGTAGCCGTAGTATTTTGCTTGGTAGGATTTACCGTTATATCGGTGTTACTACCATTTGTCCCATTGCTGCCATTCGTATTATTTCCGCCATCATCTGGTGTCGGTGGTTTAGGCGGCGTCACCTTCTCTTCTACTGTAAGACTTACATCGATTGTTTTAGCTTTATTCCCGTCTGCATCTACTGCATTTAAGTGGATAGTATATTTTCCTGGTGTTTTTAACATATTCGGGTCAAAATCTGTCATGATTTTAGAACCATCGTCGGTGGCAGCATGAATGTCTTGTAAAAATCCCGTTACTGTCTTAACCGTTCCAACAGGGTAACTAATTTTTTTATCTGCCGTAATTATTGGTGCAGTTGTATCTTTTACATGAATAGTTATTTCTACCGGTATTGCTTGATTGCCAGCAGCGTCAACAGCGTATAGATGAACTAAATAATCTCCTGATGTGTTGACAATTGCCGGGTTATAATCAGTTGTTATTTTGGAGCCATCATCTGTATTGGCGCCAATTTTTGCGAGTAGTTGTTGTTCTGTCATTGGCGTACCACGTTCGGCCATTATTTCTCGGCTAGTTGTTTTTATGACCGGAGCGATAGTATCTTGGACTAACACGTTGATTCTAAGTGGCAATGCTTTGTTCCCACTTTGATCTGTCGCTTGGAGTAAGACTTCATAATTTCCTGTTTTTGTTAGATCAATTTTCGAAAAATCAGAGTTGATTGGGCTATTATCGCTTGTTGCGGCTTTAATATCTGTGTAGAAAGCTTGTTCTGTTTTTGTAATGCCTCTTTCGTAAGTAATTGATTGATCAGCTGTAATGATTGGAGGAATGGTATCCTCTACTTTCATCGTCACTTTTACAGGAGTGGCTTTATTACCACTTGCATCCTCTGCATTTAATGTGACTGTATAGGTTCCAACCGTATCAAGATCTTTACTATTAAAATCCGTTGTGATTGTAGATCCATCATCTGTAGTTGCCTCAATATCTGCTAAGAAATCAGCTTCGTTTTTATTGATAGTTCTTTCATAGGTGATTGCATTTAATGCATTGATAATCGGTCCTTTTGTATCTACTACTGTAATCGTAACAGTTACCGGATCTGCTTCATTGTTGCTCTCATCTTTTGCATTTAATACGACTGTGTAGGTTCCTTCTTGCGCAAGAACGGTTGGGTCAAAATTACTAATGATGGTTGATCCATCATTAGTTGTAGCATGAATATCTGTTAAAAATTGTGCGACAGTTTTGGTTGTCCCTTTTGCGTAGGTTATGGTTGTGTCTGCTGTGATAATTGGTTTTTCTGTATCAGCAACGGTCACAGTAATAGTGACTGGGTCTGCTTTATTGCCACTTTCATCTTCTGAATTCAGTGTTACCGTATAAGTTCCTGCTGTATCCAGATTTACGGCTGTGTCAAAATCACTTGTAACCGGAGTGCCGTCATCTGTTTTAATAGCTAAATCAAGGAAGAAGCCTGTTTCTTGTTTCTTTTCTCCTCGCTCATAGGTAATGCTTGTTGCGCTGGATGAGATTACTGGTTTTTGTGTATCTTGAACAACGACGGTTACTTTTACTGGCAAAGCATAGTTACCATTTTCATCAACAGAACTTAATGTTACTTGATAAGTCCCTACTTGCTTCAAACTAATTGGGTTGAAGTTAGAAGTTACTGCTGAACCGTCATTCGTTGTTGCATTTACATCCGTTAAAAAGGCAGCTGCAGTCTTCGTGGTTCCTTTTTCGTATGTGATAGTTGTATCTGCTGTAATAACTGGTGGGGTTGTATCACGTACGGTAACTGTTATGGTGACTGGATCGGATATATTACCACCTGTGTCGGTAGAGCTAAGTGTCACATCGTAATCCCCGGGTGTATTTAAATCTACTACAGTTGCAAAATTAGAAGTTATTGCTGAGCCATCGTTTGTAGTAGCATGGATATCCGTTAAGAAATCAGTAGCAGATTTGGTTATGCCTTTTTCGTAAATAATGGCTTCATCAGCAGTGATTACTGGTGCGGTCACATCTTTTATTGTGACATTTACTGTTCTTGGGATTGCTTGGTTTCCACTAATATCGTTTGCCTTTAATGTGACTGCGTAGACTCCCGGTGTGTCAAATTTCACTTGATCCGCAAAATCACTTGTAATCGTTGCTGGTTCATCTGTCGTTGCATGAATATCAGTCAGGAATTGTGCTTCTGTTCGTATATTTCCTTGATTATAACTAATCGCTTCATCTGCACTTATAATCGGCGCTACCGTATCTTCCACTGTTACGATGACATAAATGGGATCAGATTGGTTACCCGCTGCATCGGTAGCTTCCACTAAAACCGTATAATCACCTGGCGAATCCATTCTCACCATCGTATCAAAATTGGTTTTAATCACCGCGCCGGCTTCCGTTTTTACATTTACATCGTTTAAAAATTCCTCTTCCGTTTTCTTTGTATTTATTTCATACGTGATCTTGTCGTCAGCTGTCACAACTGGCGCTTGTCTGTCTACTGTGAACGCTTTTTCTGAAGCTTCTGATGTATGACCAATTCTGTCAGCCGCTGATACTGACAATGTATAATTTCCATCATTCAATGTAGAGAGATCAATTGGAACTGGGGTTTGAACTCGAATGGTAGCACCACTCTCTTCCACACCTTGCTGGATAATAAGTCCATTTGCATCTTTAATTGCCCAGTTGATTTTATACACTCCTGCGCCATTAATATCATCTTCCGCAACGACAAGAGCGGTTGTTGGATTGTACGGTTTCATGTTTACAGAAATAACTTTCGGACTTCCAACATCAACTACAGCAACACTTACTTTCACATCTTTCGCTGTATATCCACTCGCCGGGTCAAGTGATGCAGTCACATAATAAACACCTGGCGCATTCCAGTCAACTGGGTTTTCAGGGTCTTCTGTTAGTTTAACGTACTTAGGATCGATGGACACGCTATCCATTGTTTCTGCATAAATATGAAAATGCCCTTCATTTCGAACATCTGTTAAGGATGTATACTTTCCAGCTGCTAGAGCTACACTCGTCACATCGATTACTGCAGTTTCGTCAGCAGTCGAAGTCATAAGTGTAATTTCCTTATTAATTACAGCTGTTTTCGTTCCTTCTGTTCGCTTAATTGAAGCATCTACAGTTATTTTCTCATCATCTACTGCGGTAACTACATAAGTCACATTATTAGCACTATCTAAACCATTAAATGCATAAATAGCATTTGCAGGGACTACTTCGCCAACTTTAAAAGCCCCATGGCTATCTGCGTAGCTTTTCTCTAGTTTTGGAGTCTCAAGTGGGTGAATCAATTGGACATTTCGCGTACCAGTGGTTTTATTACCACTTCCTGGCAAATATTCAATTTGGTAAAGCTGCTGTTGTACGCCTACAGTATATAAATCAAACGTGTTTTTAGTGATGGATTTTGTTACATCCGATGAATCAATTCCAGAGTATGCTTTCACCCCTTCTAGTTCATCAAAATCCGCACGTCGTTCCCCTTGGTAAAATGCTAAGATTGGATTACCTGTATCGAGTACTGGAGCTGGTTGCAAATTAAATTCTGCAAATATCATCGCCCCATTCGGGTTCACATCATAGGTGTTAGGATATTCTACATTTTGGATATACCCATCATTATTTAATCCATCGTAGCTAAAGAAACCATCTACTTTATTGCCGACGCCATTAATAATAGTTGTCAATGAATTATGTTGATTCGTTCTTAAAATCTGGCTATCCGTTACGTTCAAATCATTTCCAAGCGCTAAATAATATCCGTTATTTTTGTTTAATGGCTCACTACCAAAAATGCTTTCTTCCGCGTGTGTACTACCACCTAAAAGCAGACCTTTTCCTTCACTGTAAATCACACTATTTAGCGTCGTGGAGGAGTTCATCGTCATTTTTTTAGTCTCAACTACTTGTTCTGACGCGATATTAACAAGCGCGATATACCAGGTAGTGGGTGTTGACATGACCACAAACACATTCCCATCGCCACGATCTTCCATAAATATATAAGGGGAAGAGTTTGCTAAAATTTCAGGAACAGAATCAAACAATGTAATTTCTTTATAATTATTTTCTGATTCACGAATGGACATTTTAAGTTGGTTGGCACCATTTACATCCGCGTTATAA of Listeria monocytogenes contains these proteins:
- the lapB gene encoding surface-anchored adhesin LapB codes for the protein MKSKFFIGMMTFLLSLICLTGMKAEAKSVGDISPDDISPEISDNRFQSAEGKVLPNFEVDMSISDQNNGKLSIDEDFELTSDGDIILIGTVQGQYIQGTPILNENGQLNKIPNRDQGIIMRVDRTTKKVEWARVVNYEDGNYNSQYAADKWFSSYKSITTNSSKSTFYVGGEVVNYYGDSGGGSTLIVKSIDANGNFQIAHKSYVSYGVPSRSDLTYAYFMDIQMEGNTLTMSASARYAAQGKQFIRYTLEPASLSITKNEFNPLDNTFWAKYQRTDVLKVDNKGLMAYNADVNGANQLKMSIRESENNYKEITLFDSVPEILANSSPYIFMEDRGDGNVFVVMSTPTTWYIALVNIASEQVVETKKMTMNSSTTLNSVIYSEGKGLLLGGSTHAEESIFGSEPLNKNNGYYLALGNDLNVTDSQILRTNQHNSLTTIINGVGNKVDGFFSYDGLNNDGYIQNVEYPNTYDVNPNGAMIFAEFNLQPAPVLDTGNPILAFYQGERRADFDELEGVKAYSGIDSSDVTKSITKNTFDLYTVGVQQQLYQIEYLPGSGNKTTGTRNVQLIHPLETPKLEKSYADSHGAFKVGEVVPANAIYAFNGLDSANNVTYVVTAVDDEKITVDASIKRTEGTKTAVINKEITLMTSTADETAVIDVTSVALAAGKYTSLTDVRNEGHFHIYAETMDSVSIDPKYVKLTEDPENPVDWNAPGVYYVTASLDPASGYTAKDVKVSVAVVDVGSPKVISVNMKPYNPTTALVVAEDDINGAGVYKINWAIKDANGLIIQQGVEESGATIRVQTPVPIDLSTLNDGNYTLSVSAADRIGHTSEASEKAFTVDRQAPVVTADDKITYEINTKKTEEEFLNDVNVKTEAGAVIKTNFDTMVRMDSPGDYTVLVEATDAAGNQSDPIYVIVTVEDTVAPIISADEAISYNQGNIRTEAQFLTDIHATTDEPATITSDFADQVKFDTPGVYAVTLKANDISGNQAIPRTVNVTIKDVTAPVITADEAIIYEKGITKSATDFLTDIHATTNDGSAITSNFATVVDLNTPGDYDVTLSSTDTGGNISDPVTITVTVRDTTPPVITADTTITYEKGTTKTAAAFLTDVNATTNDGSAVTSNFNPISLKQVGTYQVTLSSVDENGNYALPVKVTVVVQDTQKPVISSSATSITYERGEKKQETGFFLDLAIKTDDGTPVTSDFDTAVNLDTAGTYTVTLNSEDESGNKADPVTITVTVADTEKPIITADTTITYAKGTTKTVAQFLTDIHATTNDGSTIISNFDPTVLAQEGTYTVVLNAKDESNNEADPVTVTITVVDTKGPIINALNAITYERTINKNEADFLADIEATTDDGSTITTDFNSKDLDTVGTYTVTLNAEDASGNKATPVKVTMKVEDTIPPIITADQSITYERGITKTEQAFYTDIKAATSDNSPINSDFSKIDLTKTGNYEVLLQATDQSGNKALPLRINVLVQDTIAPVIKTTSREIMAERGTPMTEQQLLAKIGANTDDGSKITTDYNPAIVNTSGDYLVHLYAVDAAGNQAIPVEITIHVKDTTAPIITADKKISYPVGTVKTVTGFLQDIHAATDDGSKIMTDFDPNMLKTPGKYTIHLNAVDADGNKAKTIDVSLTVEEKVTPPKPPTPDDGGNNTNGSNGTNGSNTDITVNPTKQNTTATNESIPALGDTKSTIPVIVGMFLLATSLVLIRRK